The Planococcus liqunii genome includes a region encoding these proteins:
- the nagA gene encoding N-acetylglucosamine-6-phosphate deacetylase — protein MKKTILISSIHIADAKNEPFLGDVYLEDGKIAAIAPSLAKEADLHIDAAGKDWTLVPGFIDVHIHGAAGFDAMDATPEALSGMASALPKEGTTSFLATTMTQSDEAVSQALQNASGFESGDGQAEMVGIHLEGPFISKKQPGAQPVEHIIPPSTELFQKWQSLSGDRIKLVTMAPETEGGYGFVDEVTSTGVIASIGHSDGTWEEMQHAISVGASHVTHLYNQMSAFHHREPGVVGTALVDKRLSVEIIADFIHSHPKSVELAFRQIGADRLVLITDAMRAKGLKPGTYDLGGQDVFVTENGARLESGALAGSILTMDEAMKNVQSCTDCSISELVAVTSYNAAKKLGLSHKGSIERGKDADLVILDEHLDVQLTICRGTIAYKKEGLA, from the coding sequence CGTCACTTGCAAAAGAAGCGGATCTCCATATTGATGCAGCCGGAAAAGATTGGACACTCGTTCCGGGATTTATCGACGTCCACATCCACGGTGCGGCAGGTTTTGATGCTATGGACGCGACGCCGGAAGCGCTGAGCGGCATGGCGAGCGCTTTGCCAAAAGAAGGCACGACAAGCTTTTTGGCGACGACAATGACCCAATCCGATGAAGCTGTATCGCAAGCGCTTCAAAATGCAAGCGGATTTGAATCAGGTGATGGCCAGGCCGAAATGGTGGGCATCCACCTGGAAGGTCCGTTCATTTCGAAAAAGCAGCCGGGTGCACAGCCGGTGGAACACATCATTCCGCCATCGACTGAACTGTTTCAGAAATGGCAGAGCCTGAGCGGCGACCGCATCAAGCTCGTGACGATGGCGCCGGAAACAGAAGGCGGCTATGGCTTTGTCGACGAAGTGACGTCCACCGGTGTGATTGCTTCCATTGGCCATTCAGACGGCACCTGGGAAGAAATGCAGCATGCCATTTCGGTTGGCGCAAGCCATGTGACGCATCTCTACAACCAGATGAGTGCATTCCATCACCGGGAACCGGGCGTCGTAGGAACGGCTTTGGTGGACAAACGCTTGTCGGTAGAAATCATTGCGGACTTTATTCACAGCCATCCGAAGTCGGTAGAGCTGGCGTTCCGCCAAATTGGGGCTGATCGCCTCGTCTTGATCACCGACGCTATGCGGGCAAAAGGGCTTAAGCCGGGTACGTATGATTTGGGCGGGCAAGATGTATTCGTTACTGAAAACGGCGCGCGGCTGGAAAGCGGCGCTCTCGCCGGGAGCATTCTGACGATGGATGAAGCGATGAAAAACGTGCAATCGTGCACAGACTGTTCGATTTCGGAACTGGTTGCCGTCACTTCTTACAACGCAGCAAAAAAATTGGGCTTATCCCATAAAGGAAGCATCGAAAGAGGCAAAGACGCCGACTTGGTCATTCTTGATGAACATTTGGATGTGCAGCTGACAATTTGCCGCGGCACCATTGCGTATAAGAAGGAGGGGCTGGCATGA
- the nagB gene encoding glucosamine-6-phosphate deaminase: MNVIVVENYDEMSLRAAEIVEQQVLKNAKSILGLATGSTPLGLYGKMVEGFKNRGVSYEQIKTVNLDEYQGLNRNHPNSYHSFMYENLFKHINIQMRNTYLPDGQARSVEEECVRYEALIDRIGPVHLQILGMGTNGHIGFNEPGTPEDSLTHCVELDESTRKNNARFFESQEAVPTHAITMGITSILKSDRILLLASGKKKAPAVKKLMEQQVSEDFPASFLWNHDDVTLIADRDAYQLVEPERQ, from the coding sequence ATGAATGTGATTGTGGTGGAAAACTACGATGAAATGAGCCTGCGCGCTGCAGAAATCGTGGAACAGCAAGTTTTGAAAAATGCAAAATCGATTCTCGGACTAGCTACCGGTTCCACTCCGCTCGGCCTTTATGGCAAAATGGTTGAGGGGTTTAAAAACCGTGGCGTTTCCTATGAGCAGATCAAGACCGTCAATCTCGACGAATACCAAGGACTGAATCGCAACCATCCGAACAGCTACCATAGTTTCATGTACGAAAATTTATTCAAACACATCAACATTCAGATGCGCAATACCTATCTTCCGGATGGGCAAGCCCGCTCGGTGGAAGAGGAATGCGTTCGCTACGAGGCGCTGATTGACCGGATCGGCCCGGTGCATTTGCAGATTCTCGGAATGGGGACGAATGGCCATATCGGATTCAACGAACCGGGTACCCCTGAAGACAGTTTGACGCATTGCGTCGAACTCGATGAATCCACACGCAAAAACAATGCCCGCTTTTTTGAATCACAGGAAGCCGTGCCGACGCATGCAATAACGATGGGAATCACTTCGATTTTAAAAAGTGACCGCATTTTGTTGCTGGCATCCGGGAAGAAAAAAGCCCCAGCCGTCAAAAAGCTGATGGAACAGCAAGTAAGCGAAGATTTTCCGGCTTCGTTTTTATGGAACCATGACGATGTGACACTTATTGCAGACCGGGATGCCTATCAATTGGTGGAACCAGAAAGGCAGTGA
- a CDS encoding GntR family transcriptional regulator has protein sequence MLDKQSHIPMYVQIEEELKRRIKDGEVAVGTAIPSERELTEQFGVSRMTVRQSITNLVNEGLLYREKGRGTFVASQKVEQPLNGLTSFTEDMKARGLTPSNKVIQFEKMLPEPDISAELQLKPSEEVFKVERIRYANEKPMALERTYLPAKLFPGLDEQALDGSLYSLIESGQQSISHASQRMEAALVRKEEAELLQIAMPSAILIIERISYLTNGTPFEVVRSIYRADRYKFVTEIQR, from the coding sequence GTGCTCGATAAACAATCCCATATCCCGATGTATGTCCAAATCGAAGAAGAGCTGAAGCGCCGGATTAAAGACGGCGAAGTGGCGGTGGGGACAGCGATTCCGTCAGAACGGGAATTGACCGAGCAGTTTGGCGTCAGCCGCATGACCGTCCGCCAGTCCATCACCAATCTGGTGAATGAAGGTTTGCTGTACCGGGAAAAAGGGCGCGGCACCTTTGTCGCTTCGCAGAAAGTCGAACAGCCCCTGAACGGCTTGACGAGCTTTACGGAAGATATGAAAGCCCGCGGGCTGACGCCAAGCAACAAAGTCATCCAGTTTGAAAAAATGCTGCCGGAGCCAGACATTTCCGCAGAGCTTCAGCTGAAGCCAAGCGAGGAAGTGTTCAAGGTTGAACGGATCCGCTACGCCAATGAAAAGCCGATGGCGCTCGAACGGACGTATTTGCCGGCCAAACTGTTTCCAGGCCTTGACGAACAGGCATTGGACGGTTCGCTGTATTCGCTCATTGAGTCGGGCCAGCAGTCCATCAGCCATGCTTCCCAGCGCATGGAAGCGGCACTTGTCCGCAAAGAAGAAGCGGAGCTGCTTCAAATCGCCATGCCGTCCGCCATTCTGATTATTGAACGGATTTCTTATTTAACAAACGGCACGCCGTTTGAAGTGGTCCGCAGCATTTACCGTGCGGACCGGTACAAATTCGTCACCGAAATTCAACGCTAA
- a CDS encoding phosphocarrier protein HPr, whose product MIEKNYTITSDEGLHARPASRLVQTVTPFSADVKLEFKDKQVNMKSIMGVMSLGISKGKEIKIIADGKDEEKLMAAVDELIVGEGLGA is encoded by the coding sequence ATGATTGAAAAAAACTATACTATTACAAGCGATGAGGGCCTTCACGCCCGTCCGGCTTCACGCCTAGTACAGACCGTTACACCATTCTCAGCCGATGTGAAATTGGAGTTTAAAGACAAGCAAGTAAACATGAAATCCATCATGGGCGTCATGTCGCTTGGCATTTCAAAAGGCAAAGAAATCAAAATCATTGCAGATGGCAAAGACGAAGAAAAACTGATGGCTGCAGTGGATGAACTCATTGTAGGCGAAGGCCTCGGAGCGTAA
- a CDS encoding SIS domain-containing protein → MLKAYFKEARERLRLVEEQEAEAMAEAAGKVAAAIQNGGIVQLFGCGHSHILTEEVFYRAGGLVPVKPIFIEPLMLHEGAVRSSQLERQNDYAEEVLREQDFRPEDVVFVLSTSGRNPVPIDFALAAREAGAFTIGLTSLEYANSQTSRHRSGKHLHDAVDLAINNHSVIGDAVLQAENVQVPFGPTSTVVGATILNAIFAEAIQLMADNGFEPPVFLSGNIDGADSHNNRLIEKYKERIAALA, encoded by the coding sequence ATGCTGAAGGCCTATTTTAAAGAAGCACGCGAAAGGCTGCGGCTAGTCGAGGAACAGGAAGCTGAAGCGATGGCCGAAGCGGCAGGGAAAGTCGCGGCAGCCATACAGAACGGCGGCATTGTTCAGCTGTTCGGCTGCGGCCATTCCCATATCCTGACCGAAGAAGTGTTTTACCGGGCTGGCGGGCTCGTTCCGGTCAAGCCGATTTTCATCGAGCCACTGATGCTTCATGAAGGAGCGGTCCGTTCTTCGCAGCTTGAGCGGCAAAACGACTATGCCGAAGAAGTGCTGCGGGAGCAGGATTTCCGCCCGGAAGACGTGGTATTTGTCTTGTCTACTTCCGGACGCAATCCCGTGCCGATCGATTTCGCATTGGCGGCCCGTGAAGCGGGCGCATTCACTATTGGATTGACGTCGCTGGAATACGCCAACAGCCAAACATCGCGGCATCGGAGCGGTAAACATCTGCACGATGCTGTGGATCTCGCCATCAATAACCATTCCGTGATCGGCGATGCCGTACTCCAGGCAGAAAACGTCCAAGTGCCTTTTGGTCCGACTTCGACTGTCGTAGGCGCCACAATCCTGAACGCCATATTCGCTGAAGCGATCCAGCTAATGGCCGACAACGGTTTCGAGCCGCCGGTTTTCCTCAGCGGCAATATCGACGGCGCCGACAGCCACAACAACCGCTTGATTGAAAAATACAAAGAGCGCATTGCGGCGTTGGCATGA
- a CDS encoding GNAT family N-acetyltransferase translates to MFIHKIDDELALKLPELKDAERIFELTDSSREYLKEWLPWVDFTAKVEDTQDFIKAGRSNFAEGKTLNAAILFEGEIVGMGGFNSIIQANKAASIGYWLAPQYQGHGIMTRVVKAFTEHAFDELKLNRVEIRAAVGNQKSRSIPERLGYVEEGTIRQAEWLYDHYVDHTVYGMLAEDWHNRIKNTQQ, encoded by the coding sequence ATGTTTATACATAAAATTGACGATGAGCTGGCGTTGAAACTTCCGGAACTGAAAGACGCAGAGCGGATTTTCGAATTGACAGACAGCTCGCGTGAGTATTTGAAAGAATGGCTTCCGTGGGTGGACTTCACCGCGAAAGTAGAAGACACGCAGGATTTTATTAAAGCAGGCAGAAGCAATTTCGCAGAAGGCAAAACTTTGAACGCCGCTATTTTGTTTGAAGGGGAAATAGTGGGGATGGGCGGTTTCAACAGCATTATCCAAGCGAACAAAGCAGCGTCGATCGGCTATTGGCTCGCGCCGCAATATCAAGGGCATGGCATCATGACGCGTGTCGTAAAAGCGTTTACCGAACATGCATTTGACGAGTTGAAGCTGAATAGAGTGGAAATTCGTGCCGCTGTCGGCAACCAGAAAAGCCGCAGTATCCCAGAGCGCCTGGGCTACGTGGAAGAAGGCACCATCCGCCAGGCAGAATGGCTGTACGACCATTACGTTGACCACACGGTTTACGGCATGCTGGCAGAAGATTGGCACAATCGAATAAAAAACACCCAGCAATAA
- a CDS encoding CsbD family protein produces the protein MARDKGFSDKLKSVVSRTKGEVKDQVGNATDNPRLQNEGKFDKTKGKFQKTIGKLKRGS, from the coding sequence ATGGCCCGTGACAAAGGGTTCTCAGACAAACTGAAAAGCGTCGTCAGCCGGACAAAAGGTGAAGTCAAAGATCAAGTCGGCAATGCCACAGACAATCCGCGCCTGCAGAATGAAGGCAAGTTTGACAAGACCAAAGGCAAATTCCAGAAGACCATTGGAAAACTCAAACGCGGTTCTTAA